The following are encoded together in the Conger conger chromosome 11, fConCon1.1, whole genome shotgun sequence genome:
- the ehmt1a gene encoding histone-lysine N-methyltransferase EHMT1a produces MKEPSRTREQGECKVSVARQGDASGRDTDAEGSSESLEVLKDPQSADPRPAAGESGDPPHDSAACSNGLDLSKRHRGAPPRRTSASPSDPSLVGPSSEALPSTTPAQTQHPGPGGVGSGAGEEASSEVKNGTRDPLPPSAIHRARKTMAKSASIQTVLQILSREQKESNSEQEESRSPPESERPQQTPHSQPQPSSHSQIQPSSSPDDPPVPPAILARPPAATAVTRKKRRKMGTYSLVPRKRPKTLKQRSLLDMFKDNGPTLAIAQESPQVNGERVENEYEEESEVSEEEGPQAADRPGTGAEAASVTSREGGTAAENQTQGEGQEWEKSGDDGEVEADDSDLSPESGLKKRSKKKGQGDDPRPFRKCKPKRNAKAQDLPEAHSEEGINNGSTEPEAQAEAGMNTGSTEPEVQTEAGINNGFIEPESQAEADIHNGYTELPLDSLDLKAQEELFSAQQEGECAGEEISETDTGQELPLCSCRMETPRRREILSMVRRRCMATENTDGQLSRCQNAAVKHEMMRPSNAVSLLVLCEVHRAGMVQHQCCPGCGFFCRAGTFMECQPGRNISHRFHADCASMMRGQSFCPHCGEDAGKAQEVTVAKADTTSTVPLHLGPDTPGPLEGKADTTSGGPPCLQLSGEEITEGTSPSPSETPNVSPSPCGSQMGALALVGGLEPAKESLENILLALDAEKPKKLRFHPKQLYLSAKQGEIQKVLLMLVDGLDPNFKMENQSRRTPLHVAAQAGHREICHILLQAGANLDMCDGDQRTSLMLACENNHLETVKYLLRAGAITSHKDLDGSTCLHLAAKMGQYSVVQHLLSTGLIDINCQDDGGWTPIIWATEYKHVDQVKLLLSRGADINIRDKEENTCLHWAAFSGSVDIGQMLLDARCDLNAVNVHGDSPLHIAARENRLECVMLFLSRGANVNLKNQEGETPLECCIHGSKVWADLLTNKKLREAGSIHGNHRERVLNRDISQGYERIPVPCVNGVDSEPCPEDFKYIPESCVTSPMNIDRNITHLQYCACKDDCSSNSCMCGQLSLHCWYDKDGRLLREFSWEEPPLIFECNHACSCWRSCKNRVVQNGLRTCLQLYRTRKMGWGVRALQDIPQGTFVCEYVGEIISDAEADVRENDSYLFSLDSKVGDMHCIDARFYGNVSRFINHMCEPNLVPIRVFTIHQDLRFPHVAFFACRHISAGDELGFDYGDHFWEIKSKHFNCQCGSLKCRHNEASSAQRQADSTPEGKQLGALPDTSSSAILSSPC; encoded by the exons ATGAAGGAACCTTCCAGAACCAGAGAACAAG GTGAATGTAAGGTGAGCGTGGCCAGGCAGGGTGATGCGTCCGGGAGAGACACAGACGCCGAAGGGAGCAGCGAGAGTTTGGAGGTGTTGAAAGACCCCCAAAGCGCCGACCCTCGGCCGGCCGCAGGAGAGTCCGGGGACCCTCCTCACGATTCGGCCGCCTGCAGCAATGGACTTGACCTCAGTAAGCGCCACCGGGGGGCGCCCCCGCGCAGGACTAGTGCCTCACCCTCCGACCCATCTCTGGTGGGACCCTCCTCTGAAGCCCTCCCCTCTACCACACCGGCACAGACCCAGCACCCAGGCCCTGGAGGAGTGGGCTCGGGGGCTGGGGAGGAAGCCAGTTCGGAGGTGAAGAATGGCACCCGGGACCCCCTGCCACCCTCCGCCATACATCGCGCAAGGAAAACTATGGCCAAGTCTGCCTCCATTCAGACGGTACTGCAG ATTTTAAGCAGGGAACAAAAAGAATCTAACAGCGAGCAAGAGGAGAGCCGGAGTCCCCCGGAGAGTGAGCGGCCGCAGCAGACACCCCACTCTCAACCCCAGCCATCCTCCCACTCTCAAATCCAGCCATCCTCCAGCCCTGACGACCCCCCTGTGCCCCCCGCCATCCTTGCACGGCCCCCGGCAG CGACCGCCGTAACCCgaaagaagaggaggaagatgggAACCTACAGCCTCGTACCACGCAAGAGACCCAAAACGCTAAAGCAGCGTTCCTTGCTGGACATGTTCAAGGACAACGGGCCAACCCTCGCCATTGCGCAA GAGAGCCCTCAGGTCAATGGAGAGCGGGTGGAGAACGAGTATGAGGAGGAGTCCGAGGTTTCTGAGGAGGAGGGACCGCAGGCAGCCGACCGTCCAGGGACCGGGGCAGAGGCAGCAAGTGTGACGTCCAGAGAGGGGGGTACAGCTGCTGAAAACCAAACTCAG GGGGAAGGCCAGGAGTGGGAAAAGTCTGGTGATGATGGGGAAGTGGAGGCAGACGACTCTGATCTG AGTCCGGAGTCTGGACTGAAGAAACGGTCAAAAAAGAAAGGACAGGGTGATGACCCACGGCCGTTCAGGAAATGCAAACCGAAGAGGAATGCCAAGGCCCAGGATCTCCCGG AAGCCCATTCTGAAGAAGGCATTAATAATGGATCCACAGAACCAGAGGCCCAAGCTGAAGCAGGCATGAATACTGGATCCACAGAGCCAGAGGTCCAGACTGAAGCAGGGATTAACAATGGATTCATAGAACCAGAGTCCCAGGCTGAAGCAGACATTCATAATGGATACACTGAGTTGCCGCTAGACTCCCTGGATCTTAAAGCCCAGGAGGAACTGTTCTCTGCTCAGCAAGAAG GTGAGTGTGCGGGTGAGGAGATCTCAGAGACGGACACCGGACAGGAGCTGCCCCTCTGCAGCTGCCGTATGGAGACGCCTCGGAGACGGGAGATCCTCAGCATGGTGCGTCGGAGGTGCATGGCCACCGAGAACACGGATGGGCAG CTGAGCCGGTGTCAGAATGCTGCTGTGAAGCATGAGATGATGCGGCCCTCCAACGCTGTGTCTCTGCTGGTCCTGTGTGAGGTCCACCGGGCCGGCATGGTCCAGCACCAGTGCTGCCCGGGCTGCGGGTTCTTCTGCAGGGCG GGGACCTTCATGGAGTGTCAGCCGGGCAGAAACATCTCTCACCGTTTCCACGCCGACTGCGCCTCGATGATGAGGGGCCAAAGCTTCTGCCCACACTGCGGGGAGGACGCGGGCAAGGCCCAGGAGGTCACCGTGGCCAAGGCCGACACCACCTCCACCGTGCCCCTCCACCTCGGGCCGGACACGCCCGGCCCTCTCGAGGGCAAGGCGGACACCACCAGCGGAGG CCCACCCTGCCTCCAGCTGTCTGGCGAGGAGATCACAGAGGGAACCTCGCCCTCGCCCTCAGAAACACCAAATgtgtctccctccccctgtgGCTCCCAGATGGGGGCTCTGGCATTAGTGGGGGGGCTGGAACCAGCTAAAGAGAGCCTGGAGAATATCCTCCTGGCCCTGGATGCAGAGAA GCCAAAGAAGCTGAGGTTTCACCCGAAGCAGCTGTACCTCTCTGCCAAACAAGGGGAGATCCAGAAGGTCCTGCTAATGCTGG tGGACGGGCTAGATCCAAACTTCAAGATGGAGAACCAGAGCAGACGCACTCCCCTGCATGTGGCTGCCCAGGCTGGCCACCGGGAGATCTGCCACATACTTCTGCAG GCTGGTGCTAACCTGGACATGTGTGACGGTGACCAGAGGACCTCTCTGATGCTTGCCTGTGAAAACAACCACCTGGAGACTGTCAAGTACCTGTTGAGGGCAGGGGCCATCACCAGCCACAAG gACCTGGATGGCTCCACCTGTCTGCACCTTGCTGCTAAAATGGGGCAGTACAGTGTTGTGCAACATCTCCTATCCACTGGTCTGATCGACATCAACTGCCAG GACGATGGTGGCTGGACTCCTATTATCTGGGCAACAGAGTACAAACACGTGGACCAGGTCAAGCTGCTGCTGTCCAGAGGGGCTGACATCAACATCAGAGACAAA GAAGAGAACACCTGCCTTCACTGGGCAGCGTTTTCGGGCTCTGTGGACATTGGTCAGATGCTGCTGGATGCGCGGTGTGACCTCAACGCGGTCAACGTCCATGGTGATTCGCCATTGCACATTGCAGCTCGGGAGAACCGGCTGGAGTGCGTGAT GCTCTTCCTCTCACGGGGTGCAAACGTGAACCTGAAGAACCAAGAGGGAGAGACTCCCCTGGAGTGCTGCATTCATGGCTCCAAGGTGTGGGCCGACCTGCTGACCAATAAGAAGCTGAGGGAGGCGGGGAGTATCCATGGCAACCACAGAGAGAGGGTCCTTAATAG GGACATCTCCCAGGGGTACGAGAGGATCCCTGTCCCATGTGTGAACGGGGTGGACAGCGAGCCCTGTCCCGAAGACTTCAAATACATCCCGGAGAGCTGCGTCACCTCCCCGATGAACATCGACAGGAACATCACACACTTACAG tACTGTGCGTGCAAGGATGACTGCTCGTCCAACAGCTGTATGTGTGGTCAGCTAAGTCTCCACTGTTGGTATGACAAG GACGGTCGCCTGCTTCGTGAGTTCAGCTGGGAGGAGCCCCCGCTCATTTTTGAGTGCAACCATGCCTGCTCCTGCTGGAGATCCTGCAAGAACCGGGTGGTCCAGAACGGACTGCG GACCTGCCTGCAGCTGTATCGGACCAGGAAGATGGGCTGGGGGGTTCGGGCCCTGCAGGACATCCCGCAGGGGACctttgtgtgcga GTACGTGGGGGAGATCATCTCTGACGCAGAGGCTGATGTCAGGGAAAATGACTCCTACCTGTTCAGCTTGGACAGTAAG